One part of the Vicia villosa cultivar HV-30 ecotype Madison, WI linkage group LG6, Vvil1.0, whole genome shotgun sequence genome encodes these proteins:
- the LOC131610622 gene encoding AT-rich interactive domain-containing protein 2-like isoform X1 → MLLNSSSKNSQKMQCNQYINGKKKYGIDNAKDQKRKSPSPPVLCSIPSDGKRTKYGSPDQNDRVDFCSISRQDYSHLSDVEDYAKRPNYLMNEENFYIHAGDLMDNSYSYDIATSIKEKLKEEDMEFADSRKKFLPSRGSHLPRPFIPIGPRFQAEVPKWEASTNIKQYDSDDCLRWLGTQIWPMPSLSRNDAKSIEKGRSDSSSGENLESIDRVKKHGEARECLKSKVNDTFSSWKFDIKKEDVSKSWTMEEEKKFEYLVKLNQLSSDTKFWKLTMEYFPSKSIECMKNYYYNVYIPRCMSIENKISL, encoded by the coding sequence aagATGCAATGTAACCAATACATAAATGGTAAAAAGAAATATGGTATTGATAATGCCAAagatcaaaaaagaaaatcaccTTCTCCTCCTGTCTTATGTTCAATACCATCAGATGGAAAAAGGACTAAATATGGTTCCCCTGATCAAAATGATAGGGTTGATTTTTGTTCTATTTCTAGACAAGACTATTCTCACCTAAGTGACGTTGAAGATTATGCAAAGCGACCAAATTATCTTATGAATGAAGAGAACTTTTACATTCATGCTGGGGATTTAATGGATAATAGTTATTCTTATGATATCGCGACATCAATCAAAGAGAAACTAAAAGAAGAAGACATGGAATTCGCTGACTCCCGGAAGAAATTTTTACCTTCTAGGGGTAGCCATCTTCCAAGACCATTTATTCCCATAGGACCTAGGTTTCAAGCTGAAGTTCCTAAATGGGAGGCCTCAACTAACATAAAACAATATGATAGTGATGATTGTTTGAGGTGGTTAGGCACCCAAATTTGGCCAATGCCTTCTTTATCTAGAAATGATGCAAAAAGTATTGAAAAAGGTAGGTCCGACTCAAGCTCGGGCGAGAACCTTGAATCAATTGATCGTGTTAAAAAACATGGTGAAGCTAGAGAATGCTTAAAATCGAAGGTTAATGACACTTTCTCGAGTTGGAAGTTTGATATCAAGAAAGAAGATGTGTCAAAATCATGGACAATGGAAGAGGAGAAGAAATTTGAATATCTAGTAAAGTTAAATCAATTATCAAGCGATACAAAATTTTGGAAGCTCACCATGGAGTACTTTCCATCCAAATCTATTGAGTGCATGAAGAATTACTATTACAATGTATACATCCCTAGATGCATGAGTATAGAAAATAAGATCTCCCTTTAG
- the LOC131610622 gene encoding AT-rich interactive domain-containing protein 2-like isoform X2, producing MLLNSSSKNSQMQCNQYINGKKKYGIDNAKDQKRKSPSPPVLCSIPSDGKRTKYGSPDQNDRVDFCSISRQDYSHLSDVEDYAKRPNYLMNEENFYIHAGDLMDNSYSYDIATSIKEKLKEEDMEFADSRKKFLPSRGSHLPRPFIPIGPRFQAEVPKWEASTNIKQYDSDDCLRWLGTQIWPMPSLSRNDAKSIEKGRSDSSSGENLESIDRVKKHGEARECLKSKVNDTFSSWKFDIKKEDVSKSWTMEEEKKFEYLVKLNQLSSDTKFWKLTMEYFPSKSIECMKNYYYNVYIPRCMSIENKISL from the coding sequence ATGCAATGTAACCAATACATAAATGGTAAAAAGAAATATGGTATTGATAATGCCAAagatcaaaaaagaaaatcaccTTCTCCTCCTGTCTTATGTTCAATACCATCAGATGGAAAAAGGACTAAATATGGTTCCCCTGATCAAAATGATAGGGTTGATTTTTGTTCTATTTCTAGACAAGACTATTCTCACCTAAGTGACGTTGAAGATTATGCAAAGCGACCAAATTATCTTATGAATGAAGAGAACTTTTACATTCATGCTGGGGATTTAATGGATAATAGTTATTCTTATGATATCGCGACATCAATCAAAGAGAAACTAAAAGAAGAAGACATGGAATTCGCTGACTCCCGGAAGAAATTTTTACCTTCTAGGGGTAGCCATCTTCCAAGACCATTTATTCCCATAGGACCTAGGTTTCAAGCTGAAGTTCCTAAATGGGAGGCCTCAACTAACATAAAACAATATGATAGTGATGATTGTTTGAGGTGGTTAGGCACCCAAATTTGGCCAATGCCTTCTTTATCTAGAAATGATGCAAAAAGTATTGAAAAAGGTAGGTCCGACTCAAGCTCGGGCGAGAACCTTGAATCAATTGATCGTGTTAAAAAACATGGTGAAGCTAGAGAATGCTTAAAATCGAAGGTTAATGACACTTTCTCGAGTTGGAAGTTTGATATCAAGAAAGAAGATGTGTCAAAATCATGGACAATGGAAGAGGAGAAGAAATTTGAATATCTAGTAAAGTTAAATCAATTATCAAGCGATACAAAATTTTGGAAGCTCACCATGGAGTACTTTCCATCCAAATCTATTGAGTGCATGAAGAATTACTATTACAATGTATACATCCCTAGATGCATGAGTATAGAAAATAAGATCTCCCTTTAG